AAGCTCAAGGTGCCGCTGGGAGTTACGGTCCAAGACCATATATTCACTCACGTTATAGACCGTTATCCTGTCTATGTTATTGAGCTCTATCTTCTGCGTGTTCTTTAGATACTTCAGGAGGGCCCCCGCGGCGTTCACCGCGGGTGTTTGGCCGGTAAGTCCGAACCCTTCGAGATTATTAACGGAGAACTGGCGTTTAAGTTCTTTAGCGGAAAGTTCATGGTCGAACATCCAGTCATCCACGATCGAAACGGATCCCGTATTGACACTTGTGATATCCTTGAAATCCCTCGTAGATATAAAGCTTTCCTGCATTAAGAGTTCCGAAGGGGATATCTTGTACATCTCGGGAAAAACGGATTCCTTATCGGGTATTTCCGTTGCCTTGAACTCACCCGTGGAAAGATCCGCGTACGCCAGCCCGAACCGACCATCTCTGGCGCATATCGCGAGTATATAGTTGTTCACCGCTCCGTCCAGTATCTCGTCGGCGATAAATGTCCCGGGAGTGATTATGCGGGTAATAGCCCTTTCAACCAATTTTTTGCCAGGCCCCGGTTCCTCAACCTGTTCGCAAATGGCGACTTTCCTGCCGTTATGTATAAGCCGGGCGATATAATTACTGGCTGCGTGGTGCGGTATCCCGCACATCGGGATCTTGCCCGTTTTGCCGGTACCACGTGACGTAAGGGTTATATGCAGGATACGTGAGGCTTCGACGGCGTCATCGAAGAACATTTCGTAAAAATCACCGAGACGAAAAAAAAGTATGGCATCCCTGTTCTTCTCTTTTATGTCAAGATACTGACGCATCATAGGAGTGAGGTCGGACTCCATGCTTCTCTCCTCCACAGGGTGGATATAACCGATAAAAAAGCGGGTTGCGGACCCTTAGTCGTTGTCATACGGCACGACTTCGAAGCACGCAACCCGCAAATACCATTGCGAGACCATCAAAGATGGCGCTATACGGATTTTCTCCTGAACCTTTTGAAGAGCCCTTTTTCGGAAAGTTTTTTCTGTTCCGACCTGGCCTTTTCTTTCCTTACGTCCTCTACGGCCCGTTTTTCCTTTTCCTCTACCGGGACCTCAGGTGCTACATGGGCTTTCTTCTCGGGTTTTGCGCTGTCTTTTGTGCCTTTTTCCCCGGACTTGTCCTCTGTCGCCTTGGACTTGGCTTTTGTCTTGGACTTAGTCTCGGTTTTTGTCTTTCCCAGCAGGTCTTCATCCGGGATACTTCTCTTAGTGAACTCTATTATAGCCATGGACGCCCCATCGCCTCTTCTTGTCCCAAGGGCCATGACACGGGTATACCCGCCGTTCACTTCTTTATATAGGGGAGCTATCGTATCGAACAGGGTCTTCACCGTACTCTTATCACAGAGTTTACTGAATGCCCTTCTCCTGGCCGTGACGGAATCCGGGGATTTTTTAGCCATGGTTATCAGGGGCTCCACGAACACCCTCAAGGTCTTGGCTTTCGTCAGGGTGGTCTCTATCCTCTGATATCTGATCAGATCGTTAGCAAGGCATTTAAGGGTCGCCTTACGCCAACTGGTCCTTCTTCCTAATCTTCCTCTTTTCTTGCAGTGCCTCATCTATATTCCCTTTCTTTACTTCTCTTCCTTTTCTTCTTCATCTACTTCATAACCGAGATGCAACCCCATCGAGGAAAGAACACTGTTTATCTCGTTCAGGGACTTTTTACCGAAATTCTTATATTTAAGCATCTCTGTTTCTTTCCTTTTAACAAGGTCGCCTATGGTCCGGATATTCGCTTCCGCGAGACAGTTCGAACTTCTGACTGAAAGCTCCAATTCGGAAATAGGCTTGGAAAGCTTCTTTACCGTTTCTTTCCTTTCCTTCGTTTCTTCCTCTTCTTCCTCGATCTCTTCGGGAAGCTTACCTATGGTCATGAACACGTCAAGATGTCTCTGCATGATATTGGCCGCGTAAAGTATGGCATCCTTGGGCTCCATACTTCCGTTGGTGTGTATCTCCATTATAAGCTTATCATAATCGGTTATATGCCCGACCCTGGTATTCTCCACATCAAGGTTCACGCATGTAACGGGAGAGAACATCGAATCAACGGCCAAAAGCCCTATAGGCTCATCGCCCGTCTTATTAAGTTCCGCCGGTACATACCCCCTGCCCCTCTCGACCACAAGCTCCATCTCAAAACTCACGTCCTCGGTGAGTGTAGCAATATGATGTTCCAAGTTGACCACTTCAACTGTTTCATCGACCTTTATATCCCCGCCTTTAACCTCGCCCTTCTTGTTGACGCTGATGAAAAGGGATTTGGGGTTGCGAAAATGTGACCTGAGGACCAGTCCTTTTATGTTCATTATTATCTGGCTCATATCCTCAAGAACACCGGGGATAGTCGAGAACTCATGCAGAACACCCTGTAGTTTCACCTGCGTTACAGCGGTCCCCTCTATGGAAGACAAGAGCACCCGTCTCAAGGAATTGCCCACCGTTATACCATACCCTTTTTCGAACGGTTCAGCCGCGAACCTGCCGTAAGTCTTACTATACGTATCATCCTCGAAGACTATTCTTTTGGGCAATTCGAATTGTTTAAGTTTCATCCCCATCTCTATCAATCCTCCTTTAACAGATAACCGGGCCCAGGCACGTAAAACGTATATACTACCAGCCTGGCACGGGAAACCGAAACGCTATTTTGAATAAAGTTCTACTATCAAGCTCTCTTCTATCGTCATGCCTGTATCGCTCTTTAACGGCATCCTCTTTATCTTTATAGCAAGGTGCTCGGCCGAAACCTCGATCCAATCCGGCACACCCCTGCCCTCAAGCAGCTTAACGTTCTCCTTGATCTGCTTTATCTGCTCTTTAGTCCCTGCCATCTCTATCTCGTCTCCCGGACTGACAAGAAATGACGGTATGTTGACCTTGCGTCCATTGACCTTGGTGAACCTGTGACCGACCATCTGCCGGGCAGCCGCCCTTGAATGAGCGAAACATGCCCTATATATGACATTGTCCAGCCTTCTTTCAAGTAACTGAAGAAGCACCTCACCCGTGGTACCCCTGGACTTTTCAGCTTTTTTAAAATAGTTGCGGAACTGTGTCTCAAGCAGCCCGTATATCCTCTTGGCTTTCTGTTTTTCCCTTAGCTGTATGGAATAGTTCGAGGGTTTCCTTCCCCTTGCCTGGCCATGCTGACCCGGCGCGTATTCCCGTTTTACGAAAGAACAGTTCGCCGAAGAACATTTAGTCCCCTTGAGGAATAATTTTTCTCCTTCCCTGCGACAAAGCCTACAGGACGCTGAAGTATTTCTGGCCATTTATCTTACTCCTTATTTGTTTCTTACGATCTGTCCTCAGGCACTGAACACGGGTGCCCGAACAACATATCGATCATATTCTTCTTCTTTTCTTCGGCCTGCAACCGTTATGCGGTGTAGGCGTGGTATCAATTATCGAACTTATATTCATACCTTCGGACCTTATGCTTCTTACCGCGCTTTCTTTCCCGCCGCCTGGGCCCTTAAGATGCACTTCCACGTCCTTAAGGCCGAATATTTTGGCCTTCTTTACGGCGTCTTTCGCCGCGACACTCGCGGCAAAAGGCGTGGACTTCCTGGATCCCTTGAACCCCACTCCACCGGGAGAGCTCCAGCACAGCACCTTACCGTTAACATCGGTGACGGTAACTATGGTATTGTTGAATGTCGCGTGCACGAATACCTTGCCGGTAGACACTCTGTGTATTGTCTTCTTTTTCTTTCTGACCTTAGCTTTTTTCTGCACTTTTTACCTCTCTAATCTTATCTTTTTTGTTACTTTGGCGTCGCGGGCTTAACAGCCGAGCGGGTGGCCTTATCCTTGAACGCGCCTATGGTCCTCTTCGGTCCTTTCCTGGTCCTCGAATTGGTCCTGGTCCTCTGTCCACGCACAGGAAGATTCCTCTTATGCCTCAATCCTCTGTATGAATTGATCGCCATAAGCCTCTTTATGTTACCGGTCTCCATCCTGCGAAGGTCACCTTCCACCTGGAAGCTTTCCTGTATTATCTTAGTTATATTGGTAACTTCCTGGTCATCCAGGTCCTTGGCCCGTTTCTCCGGCGGAATACCCGCCTGCTCAAGTATGTTCCTGGCACGCGCCGGACCTATCCCATAAATATAGGTCAGGGCGACCTCGACTCTTTTCTCCTTCGGAATATCCACACCTATTATTCTCGGCATCTTATCTCCTTGTTACTTTTCAAAAAATATGATCCAGCAGGACATATTCCCCGGGGGCGGGGATCACCCCTGCCTTTGCTTATGCTTGGGCTCCTTGCATATGACCCTGACAACACCTTTTCTCTTGATTATCTTGCACTTACCGCATATTTTCTTTACGCTTGGTCTGACTTTCATGATCACTTCTCTCTTTTTATTATGCGTCCCCTGCTCAGGTCATAAGGTGAAAGCTCCACTGTCACCTTGTCCCCGGGGACTATCCTTATAAAATACATCCTCATCTTACCGGAAACATGAGCCAGCACCATGTGTCCGTTCTCAAGCTTAACACGGAACATCGCGTTGGGCAGACACTCCGCTATCTCGCCAATGGCGACTATAGGTTCTTCTTTTGCGCTCATGTCAGTCTCTCCGCCCTTTCTTTACCAACTATCACGGTATCCTCAAAATGAGCTGAGAGCATACCGTCCTTGGTCACTGCCGTCCAGCCGTCCGAGAGGACTTTGATATCTCTTGTCCCAAGGTTTATCATGGGCTCTATAGCCAGCAGCATGCCTTCCTTAAGGACCGGACCCCTGCCTTTTTCCCCCCAATTCGGTACTTCGGGAGCCTCATGCAGTTGTTTTCCGATCCCGTGTCCCACGAACATCCTGACTTCCTTCATCCCGGCTTTCTCGGCGCGGCGCTGTATAGCGTTCGATATATCCGACACCCTGTTACCTAAAACCGCTTTTTCTATCCCCGCTGAAAGACATTCCGATGTTACCCGTATAAGCTCTTCCGCTTCGGGAGATATCTTGCCTACAGCGTAAGTCCTTGCCGCGTCAGTATAATACCCGTTCTTCCTGACCCCGGCATCGACACCTATTATATCGCCTTCTTCCAGGATGGTACTCTTGTCCGGTATCCCGTGCACGACCACTTCATTCACCGAAGCGCATATCGTAGCCGGGAACCCCCTGTATCCCTTGAATGCCGGTTCTCCACCAAGCTCCAGGATCAGCCTCTCCGCCTCGGCATCTATATCAGATGTCGATATCCCGGGACGGATCAGATGCTCTATACCAGCGAACACCTTTTTGAGGATACTGCCGGAAAAACGGATCTTCTCGACATCCTCGGCTGTTCTCAAGATCGCCATTTCAGATAAGACCTTCTCTTTTAAAAAGAGCGTCTATTTGCTCAAAGAGCTCACCCGCAGGCAGGCCTCCGTCAACTTCCATAAGCTTTCCCTTTTTCCGGTAATAGCTTATAAGGTCCGCCGTATTGTCCTTGTATACGTTCAACCTGTTCTTTATCGTATCAATGTTATCGTCTTTCCTCTGTATAAGTTCGCCGCCGCAGATATCACATACGCCCTCTTTCGCGGATGGCATATTGGTCACGTGGTAGTTCTTTCCACATTGCTTGCATACACGCCGTCCCGAGAGCCGTTGTATGACCACTTCTTCCGGTGTATTAAAATACAATACGGTCGCCAGCTCCCGGCCTTCTTCGCTTAAAGACTCATCCAGCGTCCCGGCCTGCGCGCTGTTGCGCGGATACCCGTCAAGCATGACCCCGCTGGAAGCATCGGGTTTCCCCATACGCTCCACCACGCTTTTCGTGACTATGTCGTCGGGGACAAGCTCTCCAGCTTCCATATATCTTTTTACCTCAAGCCCCGTCACGCCGCCATCCTTTACAGCCTGCCTGAGCATATCACCTGTGGATATGTGCAATAGCCCGTAAGCTTTAGCCAGATACGCGGCCTGAGTGCCTTTACCCGCACCCGGAGGGCCCAGAAGCACCAGGTCGAAAGGT
This genomic stretch from Candidatus Omnitrophota bacterium harbors:
- the rplQ gene encoding 50S ribosomal protein L17, which encodes MRHCKKRGRLGRRTSWRKATLKCLANDLIRYQRIETTLTKAKTLRVFVEPLITMAKKSPDSVTARRRAFSKLCDKSTVKTLFDTIAPLYKEVNGGYTRVMALGTRRGDGASMAIIEFTKRSIPDEDLLGKTKTETKSKTKAKSKATEDKSGEKGTKDSAKPEKKAHVAPEVPVEEKEKRAVEDVRKEKARSEQKKLSEKGLFKRFRRKSV
- a CDS encoding DNA-directed RNA polymerase subunit alpha; the protein is MGMKLKQFELPKRIVFEDDTYSKTYGRFAAEPFEKGYGITVGNSLRRVLLSSIEGTAVTQVKLQGVLHEFSTIPGVLEDMSQIIMNIKGLVLRSHFRNPKSLFISVNKKGEVKGGDIKVDETVEVVNLEHHIATLTEDVSFEMELVVERGRGYVPAELNKTGDEPIGLLAVDSMFSPVTCVNLDVENTRVGHITDYDKLIMEIHTNGSMEPKDAILYAANIMQRHLDVFMTIGKLPEEIEEEEEETKERKETVKKLSKPISELELSVRSSNCLAEANIRTIGDLVKRKETEMLKYKNFGKKSLNEINSVLSSMGLHLGYEVDEEEKEEK
- the rpsD gene encoding 30S ribosomal protein S4 — translated: MARNTSASCRLCRREGEKLFLKGTKCSSANCSFVKREYAPGQHGQARGRKPSNYSIQLREKQKAKRIYGLLETQFRNYFKKAEKSRGTTGEVLLQLLERRLDNVIYRACFAHSRAAARQMVGHRFTKVNGRKVNIPSFLVSPGDEIEMAGTKEQIKQIKENVKLLEGRGVPDWIEVSAEHLAIKIKRMPLKSDTGMTIEESLIVELYSK
- the rpsK gene encoding 30S ribosomal protein S11, coding for MQKKAKVRKKKKTIHRVSTGKVFVHATFNNTIVTVTDVNGKVLCWSSPGGVGFKGSRKSTPFAASVAAKDAVKKAKIFGLKDVEVHLKGPGGGKESAVRSIRSEGMNISSIIDTTPTPHNGCRPKKRRRI
- the rpsM gene encoding 30S ribosomal protein S13, with product MPRIIGVDIPKEKRVEVALTYIYGIGPARARNILEQAGIPPEKRAKDLDDQEVTNITKIIQESFQVEGDLRRMETGNIKRLMAINSYRGLRHKRNLPVRGQRTRTNSRTRKGPKRTIGAFKDKATRSAVKPATPK
- the rpmJ gene encoding 50S ribosomal protein L36 translates to MKVRPSVKKICGKCKIIKRKGVVRVICKEPKHKQRQG
- the infA gene encoding translation initiation factor IF-1; this encodes MSAKEEPIVAIGEIAECLPNAMFRVKLENGHMVLAHVSGKMRMYFIRIVPGDKVTVELSPYDLSRGRIIKREK
- the map gene encoding type I methionyl aminopeptidase — its product is MAILRTAEDVEKIRFSGSILKKVFAGIEHLIRPGISTSDIDAEAERLILELGGEPAFKGYRGFPATICASVNEVVVHGIPDKSTILEEGDIIGVDAGVRKNGYYTDAARTYAVGKISPEAEELIRVTSECLSAGIEKAVLGNRVSDISNAIQRRAEKAGMKEVRMFVGHGIGKQLHEAPEVPNWGEKGRGPVLKEGMLLAIEPMINLGTRDIKVLSDGWTAVTKDGMLSAHFEDTVIVGKERAERLT
- a CDS encoding adenylate kinase, producing MMKKGPFDLVLLGPPGAGKGTQAAYLAKAYGLLHISTGDMLRQAVKDGGVTGLEVKRYMEAGELVPDDIVTKSVVERMGKPDASSGVMLDGYPRNSAQAGTLDESLSEEGRELATVLYFNTPEEVVIQRLSGRRVCKQCGKNYHVTNMPSAKEGVCDICGGELIQRKDDNIDTIKNRLNVYKDNTADLISYYRKKGKLMEVDGGLPAGELFEQIDALFKREGLI